A single region of the Ziziphus jujuba cultivar Dongzao chromosome 10, ASM3175591v1 genome encodes:
- the LOC132799731 gene encoding uncharacterized protein LOC132799731, whose amino-acid sequence MDNQQISSSSLDGQQEDIPQPYDESWFDLTNSCGKEFELPNVFDPMSLDLSINSNNLLVSPFQRLDIPCVLDDTFVLEITGPSSAGNQLVSLPPIEMVPSVTNTSSAIDQQGGSLNSRKDSSVEYSFSVPIACFLSSGSSIISNEEVGDPVTSYRLGFSANGFEHDGSEYLPNSNSRIGITSNLSILMKKQEASPTHAPLSNVCGSDSNEHNFGTSSLQVCQPLSYNGEVSYFSHMSRINGELKYICKDCQKEFSNYNAFGGHMSCHAKASKMIKKFSGPTNPSQKHKKIFSLTS is encoded by the exons ATGGATAACCAACAAATTTCCTCTTCTTCTCTGGATGGTCAACAAGAAGACATTCCTCAACCGTATGATGAATCGTGGTTTGACCTGACCAATTCATGTGGAAAAGAATTTGAACTTCCAAATGTCTTTGATCCAATGAGTCTAGATTTGAGCATTAACAGCAACAACTTGCTAGTCTCACCATTCCAACGACTTGATATTCCTTGTGTACTGGATGATACATTTGTATTGGAGATAACAGGTCCGTCTTCTGCAGGAAATCAGTTGGTTTCTTTACCCCCGATTGAGATGGTACCTTCAGTCACAAATACCTCTTCAGCAATTGATCAACAAGGTGGTAGTCTTAACTCTAGAAAAGATTCTTCTGTGGAGTATAGTTTTTCTGTTCCTATAG CTTGCTTTCTGTCTAGTGGATCTTCCATTATCAGCAATGAAGAAGTTGGTGATCCCGTTACATCCTACAGACTTGGGTTTAGTGCAAATGGATTCGAGCATGATGGTTCAGAATACCTTCCGAACTCCAACAGTAGAATAGGAATCACATCAAATCTCTCCATTCTGATGAAAAAGCAAGAAGCAAGCCCTACTCATGCTCCCCTGTCAAATGTTTGTGGTTCAGACAGTAACGAACACAATTTTGGCACTAGTTCGTTGCAAGTTTGTCAGCCTTTATCCTATAATGGTGAAGTAAGCTACTTTTCCCACATGTCTCGGATTAATGGTGAGTTAAAATACATATGCAAGGATTGTCAGAAAGAGTTCTCTAACTATAATGCCTTTGGAGGTCATATGAGTTGCCATGCAAAGGCTAGcaagatgattaaaaaattcTCCGGCCCAACAAACCCCTCGCAAAAGCACAAGAAAATTTTTTCTCTAACTTCATAA
- the LOC107412602 gene encoding sulfite reductase [ferredoxin], chloroplastic: MTTTASFGASNAAILKDTKVQIGSFQGLKSSYCLALSTRTVPAYRVSSSNRSLKRAFSTPAKPETVTETKRSKVEIFKEQSNCIRYPLNEEILTDAPNINEAATQLIKFHGSYQQYNRDERGSRSYSFMLRTKNPCGKVPTQLYLTMDDLADQFGIGTLRVTTRQTFQLHGILKKNLKTVISSVIKSMGSTLGACGDLNRNVLAPAAPLVRKDYLFAQQTAENIASLLTPQSGFYYDVWVDGEKVLTAEEPPEVTKARNDNSHGTNFPDSPEPIYGAQFLPRKFKIAVTVPKDNSVDILTNDIGVVVVTDADGEPQGFNIYVGGGMGRTHRIETTFPRLAEPLGYVPKEEILYAVKAIVATQRDYGRRDDRRYSRMKYLISSWGIERFRRFVEEHWGGKFQPFHELPEWEFKSYLGWHEQGGGNLFCGLHVDNGRIGGKMKKTLREVIEKYNLGVRLTPNQNIILCDIGNSWKRSITTALAQAGLLHPRYVEPLNLTAMACPAMPLCPLAITEAERGIADILKRIRAVFEKVGLKYSESMVIRVTGCPNGCARPYMAELGLVGDGPNSYQIWLGGKPNQTSLARPFMNKVKIQDLEKVLEPLFYHWKRKRQSKEPFGDFTTRLGFEKLQELVDKWEGPVVSASRHNLKLFADKETYEAMDSLAKLQNKSAHQLAIDVIRNFVASQRNGTNE, encoded by the exons ATGACGACGACGGCGTCTTTTGGAGCTTCAAACGCTGCGATTCTCAAGGACACCAAAGTTCAGATTGGAAGCTTTCAGGGTCTCAAATCTTCCTACTGTTTGGCTCTCAGCACAAGAACTGTTCCTGCTTATCGTGTTTCTTCTTCGAACCGTTCGCTCAAAAGAGCTTTCTCCACG CCAGCAAAGCCTGAGACTGTTACTGAAACTAAGCGTAGCAAGGTTGAAATATTCAAAGAACAAAGTAATTGCATAAGGTACCCTCTTAATGAGGAGATATTGACAGATGCCCCTAATATAAATGAGGCTGCCACGCAATTGATCAAGTTCCATGGAAGCTATCAACAGTATAACCGAGATGAACGTGGCTCAAGGTCTTATTCATTTATGCTTCGTACAAAGAACCCTTGTGGGAAAGTACCAACCCAACTTTACTTGACGATGGATGACCTTGCTGATCAATTTGGAATTGGGACACTTAGGGTGACAACCAGACAGACATTTCAGCTCCATGGTATTCTGAAGAAGAATCTGAAGACAGTAATAAGCAGCGTTATTAAAAGTATGGGTTCAACACTTGGTGCCTGTGGTGATCTCAATAGGAATGTTCTTGCTCCTGCTGCTCCTCTTGTGAGAAAAGACTACCTTTTTGCACAGCAAACTGCAGAGAACATTGCATCACTGCTGACTCCTCAGTCTGGTTTCTACTATGATGTTTGGGTGGATGGAGAGAAAGTCTTGACAGCAGAAGAACCTCCAGAAGTGACTAAAGCCCGCAATGATAATTCTCACGGAACAAATTTCCCTGATTCACCTGAGCCCATTTACGGTGCTCAGTTCTTGCCGAGGAAATTCAAAATCGCTGTTACTGTACCAAAGGACAACTCGGTTGATATTCTCACAAATGATATcggtgttgttgttgttactgATGCTGATGGCGAGCCTCAAGGGTTCAACATATAT GTTGGTGGTGGTATGGGAAGGACACATCGGATAGAGACCACTTTTCCTCGGCTGGCAGAACCGTTGGGTTATGTGCCCAAAGAGGAAATTTTATATGCGGTTAAGGCTATTGTTGCTACACAACGGGATTACGGTAGAAGAGATGATCGTAGGTACAGTAGAATGAAGTATTTGATCAGTTCCTGGGGGATTGAGAGGTTTAGAAGGTTTGTTGAGGAACACTGGGGAGGGAAATTCCAGCCTTTCCATGAGTTGCCAGAGTGGGAATTTAAAAGTTACTTGGGATGGCATGAGCAG GGTGGCGGCAATTTATTTTGTGGGCTCCATGTTGATAATGGTCGTATAGGGGGGAAGATGAAAAAGACATTGAGGGAGGTCATAGAAAAATATAATCTGGGTGTGCGGCTCACACCTAATCAAAATATTATCTTGTGTGATATTGGCAATTCATGGAAGCGTTCCATCACCACAGCTCTTGCTCAAGCTGGTTTGCTG CATCCTAGGTATGTAGAACCCCTCAACTTAACTGCAATGGCATGCCCAGCGATGCCTCTTTGCCCACTAGCAATAACTGAAGCTGAACGAGGAATAGCTGACATCCTTAAGCGGATTCGAGCAGTATTTGAGAAG GTTGGTCTGAAGTACAGTGAATCTATGGTTATAAGGGTAACTGGCTGTCCAAATGGTTGTGCCAGACCATACATGGCTGAACTGGGTCTGGTTGGTGATGGTCCCAACAGTTATCAG ATTTGGCTTGGAGGAAAACCTAATCAAACTTCATTAGCAAGACCCTTCATGAACAAGGTCAAGATTCAAGACCTTGaaaaagtgttggaaccattatTTTACCACTGGAAACGCAAACGGCAATCTAAAGAGCCATTTGGGGACTTCACAACTCGCTTG GGATTTGAGAAACTTCAAGAATTGGTTGACAAATGGGAGGGTCCAGTGGTGTCTGCATCTCGCCATAATCTGAAGCTTTTTGCCGACAAGGAGACATATGAGGCCATGGATTCACTTGCAAAACTGCAGAACAAGAGTGCACATCAATTGGCCATAGACGTAATACGCAATTTTGTGGCTTCCCAGCGGAATGGTACAAATGAGTGA
- the LOC132799653 gene encoding photosystem II 5 kDa protein, chloroplastic-like, which translates to MASMTMTVSSLLNGLASTITKPPTTSTPRRGLVVAKASRASLEGERTTLQVKEESSGGRRELVVAAVAGAAWSITKVAVAEEPKPGTPEAKKKYGSVCVTMPTARICHK; encoded by the coding sequence ATGGCATCTATGACCATGACAGTTTCTTCATTGCTAAATGGCTTAGCTTCAACCATCACCAAGCCTCCGACAACGTCGACACCCCGCCGAGGTCTTGTAGTGGCTAAGGCCTCAAGAGCCTCGTTGGAAGGCGAGCGAACCACTTTGCAAGTGAAGGAGGAGAGCAGTGGAGGTAGGAGAGAATTGGTGGTTGCTGCTGTGGCTGGAGCTGCATGGTCCATCACTAAGGTGGCCGTGGCTGAGGAACCAAAGCCAGGTACCCCAGAAGCCAAGAAGAAGTATGGTTCTGTTTGTGTCACAATGCCTACAGCTCGTATTTGCCACAAATGA